The Panulirus ornatus isolate Po-2019 chromosome 5, ASM3632096v1, whole genome shotgun sequence genome includes a window with the following:
- the LOC139747726 gene encoding uncharacterized protein, which yields MSLISGDNTAQSLTSVKVSILPHIPSDINVDLSYWRKQLEIAKIDAQAQVAQLQVQRKKTEQARLAFERERLKVNASPSGLVSSQLGNLHSVPKFSKLDVGRRSNGYDDRGRTNGNVIPPESATLPVTHRSQGKYSNRVKSCFNCGKAGHQVRDCWARAKESRDFTKSRSVSLFSALGPLDKVGKAVPALRKVRGCESVNQVVKNPFCGNYNAFLSEGCVSRCGVRRKETVSRDSGALQSPMLDGLVPREEFGDRVLPDGLSGPKEAPLVDVRVGTDLFTDHALVGTVDKLPVLDVDVVLGSDLAGGKMNPVPVLPTGPVESTEAGQLEEEVPEIVYNHDGARPMTAGTAGRVPEDIAVKTEEVKTSERKLCDTLSPGVASVETVDLKTLPPSKASEEKLRDTLSPGIVSVETVDLKTLHASEASEEKLRDTLSPGVDSVETADLKTLHESAASEKKLCDTLSASVASVETVDLKTLHASEASEEKLRDTLSPGVDSAETADLKTLHESEASEKLCDTLSPGVDSVKAEEVESLPTSESSERELSETLSPGVDSVKSEEVKSLPTSESSERELCETLYPGVDSVETEGLSRTHSREKTLHEDEIGEDKLCDALCASSEPERDSVSETEYLSRAHSREKTLYEDEMREEMCDTSRADSESVQESVDETEDLSRSHSREKILLEDKINEKMCDTSCAGYESVQEAADETVDLSHAHSREKTLHEDEMREKMCDTSRADSESVQESVDETEDLSRTHSRETPERRTIWPDKRSRLRRFEAGDEVLLLLQQPGQPLVARFQGPYTIIWSVGDSKYLVSIPDRRRSQSLYHINMPERCFSREPLPLEPTVPVCIILRPAVAVCEGADDLATSVSETWDPGGGVRKLVTRIWLGTVGCHCKFCKTRNPL from the coding sequence atgtcgttgatcagtggtgacaataccgctcagtcattaacgtcggtcaaagtctctatccttccccatatccctagtgatattaatgttgatctcagttattggcgaaagcagctagagatagctaagatcgaTGCACAAGCACAAGtggcacagttacaagtgcagaggaagaagactgaacaagctaggttagctttcgaacgtgaaagacttaaagttaacgcttcaccatcaggactagtgtcgtcccagttgggtaacttacattcCGTACCGAAGTTCAGTAAACTCGACGTGGGCAGACGTTCAAATGGCTACGAcgacagagggaggaccaatggtaatgtaatcccacctgaatctgctaccttgccggtaactcatagaagtcaggggaaatactccaacagagttaagagttgttttaattgtggcaaggctgggcaccaggtgagggattgctgggctcgagcgaaggaatccagagactttaccaaaagtaggtcggtaagtctcttctcagcTTTAGGTCCACTTGATAAAGTAGgtaaggctgtccctgctcttaggaaagtgaggggttgcgagagtgttaatcaagtaGTTAAgaatccgttctgtgggaactacaatgcgttcctgtctgagggttgtgttagtagatgtggtgtacgacgaaaagaaaccgtatcacgggattctggtgcgctgcagtccccgatgttggatggcttggtgccgcgagaagagtttggagaccgcgtGTTgccagatggactgtcgggtcccaaggaagctccactagttgatgtgagaGTAGGAACAGATCTCTTTACGGACCATGCCCTTGTAGGGACTGTAGATAAgttacctgtcttagacgtggacgttgtgttaggcagtgacctagcgggtgggaagatgaacccagtgccggtgttgcctacgggcccggtggagtccacggaggcagggcagcttgaggaagaggtaccagagatagtctacaaccacgatggtgccaggcctatgacagctggcacggcaggccgtgtgcctgaggacatagccgttaagacggaggaagtgaagaccagcgagaggaagctgtgtgataccctctcccctggagtTGCCTCCGTTGAAACAGTGGATttaaagactctccccccgagtaAGGCCAGCGAGGAGAAGCTgcgtgataccctctctcctggtatagtctccgttgagacagtggacttgaAGACTCTGCAtgcgagtgaggccagcgaggagAAGCtgcgtgataccctctcccctggtgtagattccgttgagacggcggacttgaagactcttcatgagagtgcgGCCAGCGagaagaagctgtgtgatactctCTCCGCTAGTGTAGCCTctgttgagacagtggacttaaagactctgcatgcgagtgaggccagcgaggagAAGCtgcgtgataccctctcccctggtgtagactccgctgagacggcggacttaaagactctgcatgagagtgaggccagcgagaagctgtgtgataccctctcccctggggtaGACTCCGTTAAGGCGGAGGAAGTGGAGTccctccctacgagtgagtccaGTGAGAGGGAGCTGAGTgagaccctctcccctggtgtagactccgttaagtcggaggaagtgaagtctctccctacgagtgagtctagtgagagggagctgtgtgagacCCTCtaccctggtgtagactccgttgagactgagggtttgtctcgtacccattcaagagagaagactctccatgaggatgaaatTGGTGAGGATAAGCTGTGTGATGCCTTATGTGCTAGTTCCGAGCCCGAACGAGATTCAGTGAGTGAGACTGAGTATTtatctcgcgcccattcaagagagaagactctctatgaggatgagatgagggaggagatgtgtgatacctcccgtGCTGATTCTGAGTCTGTACAAGAATCAGtggatgagactgaggatttgtctcgctcccattcaagagagaagattctCCTTGAGGACAAAATTAATGAGAAGATGTGTGATACTTCTTGTGctggttacgagtccgtacaagaagCAGCAGATGAGACTGTGGATTTGTCtcacgcccattcaagagagaagactctccatgaggatgagatgagggagaagatgtgtgatacctcccgtGCTGATTCTGAGTCTGTACAAGAATCAGtggatgagactgaggatttgtctcgcacccattcaagagagactccggaacggaggacaatatggcctgacaaacgatctcgtttgagaagatttgaggcgggcgacgaggtgttacttctactacagcagccaggtcaacccttggttgcccggtttcagggtccctacaccatcatctggagtgtaggagactcaaagtaccttgtctctatccccgataggcgcagaaGTCAGAGTTTATACCACATCAACATGCCTGAGCGATGTTTCAGTCGTGAACCTctccccttggaaccgacggtgccagtctgcatcatcttacgtccagcggtagccgtgtgtgaggGAGCCGACGACTTAGCTACGAGTgtctcggagacctgggacccgggcggaggtgtGAGAAAACTAGTTACTCGGATATGGTTGGGTACTGTAGGatgtcattgtaaattttgcaaaacTCGCAATCCCCTCTGA